Proteins encoded in a region of the Zea mays cultivar B73 chromosome 4, Zm-B73-REFERENCE-NAM-5.0, whole genome shotgun sequence genome:
- the LOC103654021 gene encoding protein FAM32A, translated as MLEYQNIVGGRLQLKGKALDVKDGGVKKKKKKYQREESSQTESDKNGDEKNPHSDYDHLTRAERRYMEQKQKIDMKKMAKVANKSYKDRMQDFNQYLANLSEHYDIPKVGPG; from the coding sequence ATGTTGGAATACCAAAACATCGTTGGAGGACGGCTGCAGCTGAAGGGTAAAGCGCTGGACGTGAAGGATGGTGGagtaaagaaaaagaagaagaaatacCAACGTGAGGAGTCGTCTCAGACTGAATCTGATAAGAATGGAGACGAAAAGAACCCACATTCTGACTATGACCATCTCACACGAGCAGAGCGCCGCTACATGGAACAGAAGCAGAAGATCGACATGAAGAAGATGGCCAAAGTCGCAAACAAGTCGTACAAGGACCGCATGCAGGACTTCAACCAATACCTGGCTAACCTCAGCGAGCACTATGACATCCCCAAAGTTGGTCCTGGCTAA